The following are encoded in a window of Brettanomyces bruxellensis chromosome 9, complete sequence genomic DNA:
- a CDS encoding uncharacterized protein (BUSCO:EOG09260JNY), with translation MLRAGSVGLRRAASAKCGEFVARGPFLPGSTIRQAGRCGFGTTSHSKWHRAEFKPRKLKKLEAQYDKRVMTPEELFAQASNIDVKNIMAEYEKRKNVRDVAPNKKWLADRLPEVQLGAAFDYTGTLKNQQAVEKVLSEKFGPIRKNIKIYDMYYSELDVGDVVDLSGRLSKSELAVVVELPRAAIDPRYTLITQFGGLVYVSRSRMGFRIPRVFPREWFTGCIMDEMPFIAGCTDAGGNALVPAGHPKCKTEETVENLDISFGGAVAKASVAAGTSIQSYITPSLLSGIVSRRLTLIISKTWFALPETNLKMEVLHNVLQSAESPVTLSFVQLLTAVLGTDLNSMVSGLNTNNNESVCRTYKKLHEHLTNAIGVDNQFDSITLGRSALGRKALVQQVSTIALYALVLSLRKNGLVYRFNSGQSRPTFVTVVPLDQMVRLNRLVHKFKADEKQYGVLCGQMEARMAENGQVEARMAENGQMENRMPEREPENAHSAPKQHSQDYQTFIWMLKLYISSSFKDDVLESFILKVIRGLSAYKDVDITAATVYELLLRLNEIGPNDNPFKWSYSAEIPHSSISAKADTEQRLYDTIGAENVGRYVDLDYDIAGRRKKYDSSTPIFCIDSEDPLEIDDGIGLRQTGDHEYVVSSFIANPSSFLRPDFNMAKIAFERGQTLYLPDVGDAKTVSMLPAGFVGAVQLGMPGRNTRVMRISFKINTQTGKIGYLGSRSIEFGQSSAFVKVDYGRVNEILAGTPRAGAILADLAGKSSIEASKIDQDLKILSQISELLAEIARKNGRVDIFGSLDVSRGVKRISAGENGRLTVEFKPGSQSGKAERLVSEIMVMSNHVAGKMLAENRIPGLFRTQNRLPMSAEVHKHIERLVSKGKYVTYQDMAVIQEYLTKSATCPFSSRHESLAVDSYATVTSPLRRYADMVNQWQLQAFVQHRKPHFSQFDIDNIALTLGFKNEINRRFSRKVSNFYMFKILAQTPGSKFKCVVTGKPSSDGEIAVTMLDYGVRCSLRTSWYALGGKSTQIEREDKVVRNFEIGDVIDDAVVSSIDLMNGQLVLESASC, from the coding sequence ATGCTGAGAGCAGGTAGCGTAGGCTTGAGGCGTGCGGCAAGTGCGAAATGCGGCGAGTTTGTGGCCCGGGGGCCATTTCTACCGGGCAGCACTATTAGGCAAGCAGGGAGATGCGGGTTTGGCACAACGAGCCACAGCAAGTGGCACAGGGCGGAATTCAAGCCCCGcaagttgaaaaaactTGAGGCGCAGTACGACAAGCGGGTGATGACCCCGGAGGAGCTTTTTGCCCAGGCGTCGAACATAGATGTGAAGAATATAATGGCAGAGTACGAAAAGCGCAAGAATGTAAGAGATGTGGCCCCAAACAAGAAGTGGCTGGCAGACAGGCTGCCGGAAGTGCAGCTGGGGGCAGCTTTCGACTACACGGGCACGCTCAAAAACCAGCAGGCGGTGGAAAAGGTGCTGAGCGAGAAGTTCGGGCCGATAAGGAAGAATATCAAGATTTACGACATGTACTACAGCGAACTTGACGTGGGAGATGTGGTGGATTTGTCGGGCAGACTCTCGAAAAGCGAGCTCGCGGTGGTGGTGGAACTTCCGAGGGCTGCGATCGACCCCCGGTACACGCTCATCACGCAGTTTGGCGGATTGGTGTACGTTTCAAGGTCGAGGATGGGGTTTAGAATCCCGCGAGTTTTCCCGCGGGAGTGGTTCACGGGCTGCATAATGGACGAGATGCCGTTTATCGCCGGCTGCACGGATGCCGGCGGCAACGCGCTGGTGCCGGCGGGCCACCCGAAGTGCAAAACCGAGGAGACTGTCGAAAACCTCGACATTTCGTTCGGTGGAGCCGTTGCCAAGGCCTCGGTTGCCGCCGGAACGTCCATCCAGTCCTACATCACGCCGTCCCTTCTTTCCGGCATCGTTTCCCGGCGGCTCACGCTGATTATTTCCAAGACGTGGTTCGCGTTGCCCGAGACAAACTTGAAGATGGAGGTTTTGCACAACGTTCTGCAGAGTGCCGAGTCCCCGGTCACTTTGAGTTTTGTGCAGCTTCTAACGGCTGTCCTGGGCACAGATTTGAACTCGATGGTGTCCGGATTGAACACCAACAACAACGAAAGTGTCTGCAGAACGTACAAGAAGCTTCACGAGCACTTGACAAACGCAATTGGCGTTGACAACCAGTTCGACAGCATCACACTCGGAAGATCGGCACTCGGGAGGAAGGCACTGGTGCAGCAGGTGTCGACGATCGCGTTGTACGCGTTGGTGCTCAGTTTGCGCAAGAATGGGCTTGTTTATCGCTTCAACTCGGGCCAAAGCCGCCCAACTTTCGTCACTGTGGTCCCGCTCGACCAGATGGTCCGGCTCAACCGGCTCGTGCACAAATTCAAGGCGGACGAGAAGCAGTACGGCGTTTTGTGCGGGCAGATGGAGGCCAGGATGGCGGAAAACGGACAGGTAGAGGCCAGAATGGCAGAAAACGGACAGATGGAGAATAGGATGCCAGAAAGGGAGCCAGAAAACGCACATTCTGCACCGAAACAGCACTCACAGGACTACCAGACGTTTATCTGGATGCTGAAGTTGTACATCTCGTCCTCCTTCAAGGACGACGTGCTGGAATCGTTCATCTTGAAGGTGATCCGGGGTCTGTCCGCGTACAAGGACGTGGATATAACCGCAGCAACGGTATACGAGTTGCTGCTCAGGCTAAACGAGATTGGGCCCAACGACAACCCATTCAAGTGGAGTTACAGTGCGGAGATTCCGCACAGCAGCATTTCTGCCAAGGCGGACACCGAGCAACGGCTATATGACACAATCGGGGCCGAAAATGTGGGCCGGTACGTCGATCTGGACTACGATATCGCGGGCAGAAGGAAGAAGTACGATTCCTCGACTCCCATCTTCTGCATTGACTCGGAAGACCCGCTAGAGATCGACGATGGCATCGGGTTGCGGCAAACTGGCGATCACGAGTATGTGGTGAGCTCGTTTATCGCGAATCCGTCCTCGTTCCTGCGGCCGGACTTCAACATGGCCAAAATCGCCTTTGAGAGAGGCCAGACCTTGTATCTCCCGGATGTTGGTGATGCCAAGACGGTATCCATGCTTCCGGCCGGGTTTGTGGGTGCTGTGCAGTTGGGAATGCCGGGCAGAAACACCCGGGTCATGAGGATAAGCTTCAAGATAAACACGCAAACGGGGAAAATAGGCTATTTGGGCAGCAGAAGCATCGAGTTTGGCCAATCGTCGGCGTTTGTCAAGGTGGACTACGGGCGGGTGAACGAGATTCTTGCCGGTACGCCGAGGGCAGGGGCCATTCTCGCTGATCTGGCCGGCAAATCGAGCATCGAGGCCTCGAAAATCGACCAGGACTTGAAGATTCTCTCGCAGATCTCGGAGTTGTTGGCGGAAATCGCTCGGAAAAACGGCCGTGTGGACATTTTCGGCTCTTTGGACGTGAGCAGAGGCGTCAAGCGGATCAGTGCTGGTGAAAACGGGCGGCTAACGGTCGAATTTAAGCCTGGTTCACAGTCCGGGAAGGCCGAAAGACTCGTCTCGGAGATTATGGTGATGTCGAATCACGTGGCAGGAAAGATGCTCGCGGAAAATCGCATTCCGGGTCTATTCCGGACCCAGAACAGGCTCCCGATGTCAGCCGAGGTGCACAAGCACATAGAAAGACTCGTTTCGAAGGGAAAATACGTCACGTACCAGGATATGGCCGTTATCCAGGAGTATCTGACCAAATCTGCAACCTGTCCCTTCAGCAGCCGCCATGAGTCCTTGGCTGTCGATTCTTATGCCACAGTAACCTCCCCTTTGAGGCGGTATGCCGATATGGTCAACCAATGGCAGCTCCAGGCGTTTGTGCAGCACAGAAAGCCGCATTTCTCGCAATTTGACATCGATAACATAGCCCTGACGCTTGGGTTCAAGAACGAGATCAACCGGAGGTTCTCGCGCAAGGTGAGCAACTTCTACATGTTCAAGATCCTTGCGCAGACGCCTGGGTCCAAGTTCAAGTGCGTGGTTACTGGAAAGCCGTCCTCCGATGGGGAAATCGCAGTCACAATGTTGGATTATGGTGTGAGGTGCAGTCTTCGCACCAGCTGGTATGCTTTGGGTGGCAAGAGCACGCAGATAGAGAGGGAGGACAAGGTTGTGAGGAATTTCGAGATTGGCGATGTTATAGATGATGCCGTGGTTAGTAGTATTGATTTAATGAATGGCCAGTTGGTGTTGGAGAGTGCCAGTTGCTGA
- a CDS encoding uncharacterized protein (BUSCO:EOG09264OYZ): MAISGRAKEDQTYDGSGVKVAIIHARWNEEVIDSLVEGCIRRLKELGVHSSNITVESVPGSYELPVGVASLAQEKDVDAIVAIGCLVKGDTMHFEYISEAVSNQLMSIQFKIGKPVIFGLLTCLTYDQAKARAGLIPGQAHNHGVDWAECAVEMSVKFGNGLNKLARSGN, encoded by the coding sequence ATGGCTATTTCAGGACGCGCTAAGGAAGACCAAACGTATGATGGATCTGGGGTCAAAGTTGCAATTATTCACGCAAGATGGAACGAGGAAGTGATCGATTCGCTTGTTGAGGGGTGCATTAGGCGCTTAAAAGAGCTTGGCGTCCATTCAAGTAACATAACTGTCGAATCAGTTCCGGGATCGTACGAATTACCTGTTGGTGTGGCAAGTTTGgcccaagaaaaagatgtaGATGCAATTGTGGCAATTGGATGTCTTGTCAAGGGTGACACGATGCATTTTGAGTACATTAGTGAGGCAGTTTCCAACCAGTTGATGTCGATTCAGTTTAAAATCGGCAAGCCAGTTATTTTTGGTCTTTTAACATGCCTTACATACGACCAGGCCAAGGCCAGAGCCGGTTTGATTCCGGGACAGGCACACAACCACGGTGTCGACTGGGCTGAGTGTGCTGTTGAGATGTCTGTGAAGTTTGGTAATGGTCTGAACAAACTAGCTAGGTCTGGAAACTAG